Proteins encoded together in one Lachnospiraceae bacterium JLR.KK008 window:
- a CDS encoding FAD-dependent oxidoreductase produces the protein MKVLVIGGVAAGTKTAAKLKRADRGAQVTVITKGREISYAGCGLPYYVGGLIAEPEELIVNSPEKYAALTGVEVRTEKEAVRLDAQAKTVMVRDVRTGAEEPVSYDKLVIATGASPAVPPVRGMELQGVFTIRVPGDAIGVRAYVKENQVKKAVVVGAGFIGLEMAENLQQQGVSVTVIDFAPQILPNILDPEMAAYGKKHLLKKGIRVITGTKAEEIVGEGQVMAVKTTAGKLDCGLVIMSAGIRPNTAFLEGSGIEMNRGTIVVDRSMRTSLPDVYAAGDCVQVTNRITGAGQWSPMGSSANMEGRTLAQILTGTEKEYPGVLGTGVVKLPGLNCGRTGLTQEQARAAGYQVETVLAVTDDKAHYYPDAAFFATKLIADRESHRLLGMQVFGPGAVDKMVDIAVMGINMGARLEDFENADFAYAPPFSTAIHPFVQAVYVLLNKLNGDMVSMTPEEYAAGRAEGYRVLDVAPVPVISGAQYINLGEVNGELPGIGRDEKLLLVCAKGKRGYFLQNRLRYYGYTNTVVLEGATFFNDVKVKDVDGQVSREEETRVKALGFLKDKRTPDRFNGRVITRNGKITAQEAKAIAEAAERFGSGQVTMTSRLTMEIQGVPFENIEPLREYLLQEGLEMGGTGSKVRPVVSCKGTTCQYGLIDTFALSEEIHERFFHGYANVKLPHKFKIAVGGCPNNCVKPDLNDLGIIGQRVPQIDFEKCRGCKVCQVEANCPIQVAKVQDGKIVIDDNVCNHCGRCIGKCPFGALENHTNGYRIYIGGRWGKKVAQGRYLDKVFTDQEEVLAVVEKAILLFREQGMTGERFADTVARIGFEQVQEQLLADDLLARKAENIAAQKHMKGGATC, from the coding sequence ATGAAAGTATTGGTCATTGGCGGGGTAGCGGCCGGGACGAAGACGGCGGCAAAGTTAAAGCGCGCCGACAGGGGCGCACAAGTGACCGTGATCACGAAAGGACGGGAGATTTCTTACGCGGGGTGTGGACTGCCCTATTATGTGGGAGGACTGATCGCGGAACCGGAAGAGCTGATCGTGAATTCACCCGAAAAATATGCCGCACTGACAGGTGTGGAAGTGCGGACGGAAAAAGAGGCGGTGAGACTGGACGCACAGGCGAAGACCGTGATGGTGCGGGATGTCAGAACAGGGGCGGAGGAGCCCGTTTCCTATGACAAGCTGGTGATTGCCACGGGCGCCTCTCCTGCCGTTCCTCCGGTCCGGGGAATGGAACTGCAAGGTGTGTTTACGATCCGGGTTCCCGGGGATGCGATCGGCGTCCGCGCCTATGTGAAAGAGAATCAGGTGAAGAAGGCAGTTGTAGTCGGAGCGGGATTTATCGGACTGGAGATGGCTGAGAATCTGCAGCAGCAGGGAGTTTCCGTGACCGTCATTGATTTCGCGCCGCAGATCCTGCCCAATATTCTCGATCCGGAGATGGCTGCTTACGGGAAAAAGCATCTGTTGAAAAAAGGCATCCGGGTAATCACAGGGACGAAGGCAGAGGAGATCGTGGGAGAGGGCCAGGTGATGGCAGTGAAGACGACTGCCGGAAAACTGGACTGCGGTCTGGTGATTATGTCTGCGGGTATCCGGCCGAATACGGCCTTTTTGGAGGGCAGCGGTATCGAGATGAACCGGGGAACGATTGTGGTGGACCGGTCAATGCGGACCAGTCTGCCCGATGTCTATGCCGCCGGGGACTGTGTGCAGGTGACAAACCGTATTACCGGGGCGGGCCAGTGGTCACCGATGGGTTCTTCCGCCAACATGGAAGGAAGAACGCTGGCGCAGATTCTGACGGGGACAGAAAAAGAATATCCCGGCGTGCTTGGCACGGGCGTTGTCAAACTGCCGGGACTGAACTGTGGTCGTACGGGACTGACACAGGAGCAGGCCAGGGCAGCAGGCTATCAGGTGGAGACGGTGCTTGCCGTCACGGATGACAAAGCGCACTATTATCCGGATGCGGCATTTTTTGCCACCAAACTGATTGCGGACCGGGAGAGTCACAGGCTGCTCGGAATGCAGGTGTTTGGGCCGGGCGCGGTAGATAAAATGGTGGACATCGCCGTAATGGGCATCAATATGGGGGCGAGACTGGAAGACTTTGAGAATGCCGACTTCGCCTATGCGCCTCCATTTTCGACGGCGATCCATCCGTTTGTACAGGCGGTGTATGTGCTGCTGAATAAATTAAACGGAGATATGGTCAGCATGACGCCGGAGGAATATGCGGCAGGCAGGGCGGAAGGCTATCGGGTGCTCGACGTGGCTCCGGTGCCTGTGATTAGCGGTGCGCAGTATATTAATCTGGGAGAAGTAAACGGTGAGCTGCCGGGCATTGGCAGGGACGAAAAACTGCTGCTTGTGTGTGCAAAGGGCAAGAGAGGTTACTTCCTGCAGAATCGTCTGCGTTATTACGGATATACGAATACGGTTGTACTGGAGGGCGCGACTTTCTTCAACGATGTAAAAGTGAAGGATGTGGACGGGCAGGTTTCCAGGGAGGAAGAGACGAGAGTCAAGGCGCTTGGCTTTTTGAAAGATAAAAGGACGCCGGATAGGTTCAATGGGCGTGTGATTACGAGAAACGGAAAGATTACGGCGCAGGAGGCGAAAGCCATTGCGGAGGCTGCCGAGCGATTTGGCAGCGGGCAGGTGACGATGACTTCCCGTCTGACAATGGAGATTCAGGGAGTTCCCTTTGAGAATATCGAGCCGCTGCGGGAGTACCTGCTTCAGGAGGGGCTGGAAATGGGCGGTACGGGCTCCAAAGTGCGGCCGGTTGTATCCTGCAAGGGCACGACTTGTCAGTATGGTCTGATCGATACTTTCGCCCTCTCCGAAGAAATCCACGAACGGTTCTTTCACGGTTATGCGAACGTTAAGCTGCCGCACAAATTCAAGATCGCCGTGGGCGGCTGCCCGAACAACTGTGTCAAGCCGGACCTGAACGATCTCGGTATTATCGGTCAGCGGGTTCCGCAGATTGATTTTGAGAAATGCCGCGGCTGTAAAGTATGTCAGGTAGAGGCAAACTGTCCGATCCAGGTAGCCAAAGTGCAGGATGGAAAAATCGTGATTGACGACAATGTGTGTAATCACTGCGGCCGCTGCATAGGGAAATGTCCATTTGGCGCGCTGGAAAACCATACGAACGGGTATCGGATCTACATAGGCGGCCGCTGGGGTAAGAAAGTTGCCCAGGGCAGGTATCTGGACAAAGTCTTTACCGATCAGGAAGAAGTGTTGGCGGTTGTTGAGAAAGCGATCTTATTATTCCGGGAACAGGGGATGACAGGAGAGCGGTTTGCCGATACGGTGGCGAGAATCGGTTTTGAACAGGTACAGGAGCAGCTGCTTGCCGATGATCTGCTGGCGAGAAAGGCAGAAAACATTGCGGCGCAGAAACATATGAAAGGCGGCGCTACCTGCTGA
- the gap gene encoding type I glyceraldehyde-3-phosphate dehydrogenase produces the protein MAVKVAINGFGRIGRLAFRQMFGAEGYEVVAINDLTTPSMLAHLLKYDSSQGRYVAVGEEDQVTADDEAGTITVKGKTIKIYKEPDANNCPWGEIGVDVVLECSGFYTSKAKAQAHINAGAKKVVISAPAGNDLPTIVYNVNHTTLTKDDKIISAASCTTNCLAPMAKALNDLAPIESGIMCTIHAYTGDQMILDGPQRKGDKRRSRAGAINIVPNSTGAAKAIGLVIPELNGKLIGAAQRVPTPTGSSTLLFAVVNKAVTVDEVNAAMKAQASESFGYNTDEIVSSDIIGMRFGSLFDATQTMVSPLPDGKTQVEVVSWYDNENSYTSQMVRTIKFFAELG, from the coding sequence ATGGCAGTTAAAGTAGCAATCAATGGTTTTGGCCGTATTGGTCGTCTTGCATTCAGACAGATGTTTGGTGCAGAGGGATACGAAGTTGTTGCGATCAATGACTTAACAACACCTTCCATGTTAGCACATTTGTTGAAATATGATTCTTCTCAGGGCAGATATGTTGCAGTTGGAGAAGAGGATCAGGTAACAGCTGATGATGAAGCTGGTACAATCACAGTAAAAGGCAAAACAATCAAGATTTACAAAGAGCCAGACGCTAATAACTGCCCTTGGGGTGAGATCGGTGTAGACGTTGTTCTTGAGTGCTCCGGTTTCTATACATCCAAAGCAAAAGCACAGGCTCATATCAATGCCGGCGCTAAGAAAGTTGTTATTTCCGCTCCTGCTGGAAATGACCTTCCGACAATCGTTTACAATGTAAACCATACGACATTGACAAAAGATGACAAGATCATCTCCGCAGCTTCCTGCACAACAAACTGCCTGGCTCCTATGGCAAAAGCATTGAATGATCTGGCTCCGATCGAGTCCGGTATTATGTGCACAATCCATGCTTACACAGGTGATCAGATGATTCTTGACGGACCGCAGAGAAAAGGCGATAAGAGAAGAAGCCGTGCAGGCGCTATCAATATCGTTCCTAACTCTACAGGTGCTGCTAAGGCTATCGGCCTTGTTATTCCTGAGCTGAATGGCAAGCTGATCGGCGCTGCACAGCGTGTTCCTACTCCGACAGGTTCCTCCACACTGTTGTTTGCAGTTGTCAACAAAGCGGTTACTGTTGACGAAGTAAATGCAGCAATGAAGGCACAGGCTTCCGAGTCCTTTGGATACAACACAGATGAGATCGTTTCCTCCGATATTATCGGCATGAGATTTGGTTCTCTCTTTGACGCTACACAGACAATGGTCAGCCCTCTTCCCGATGGCAAGACACAGGTAGAAGTTGTTTCATGGTATGACAACGAGAACTCCTACACAAGCCAGATGGTTCGTACAATCAAATTCTTTGCTGAGTTAGGTTAA
- a CDS encoding histidinol-phosphatase HisJ family protein, with protein MMITADYHMHSSFSGDSDAPMEQMIRQAVSAGLRRICFTEHQDFDYPPCPDTPAGFWTTDTDACRRKYLELRDRYRDQIRVLFGIELGLQPHLSARNAEYVRSYDFDFVIASSHICHRQDPYYAGFFAGRSGEEAYREYFVSILENIEAFTDYDVYGHLDYVVRYGPDQDNGYTYETYADLLDAILERLVQKGKGLEINTGGLRAGLRQPNPCAAILKRYRALGGSIVTVGSDAHKPEQIAWDFDRAAQLLRDCGFSYYTTFENRNPTYHKL; from the coding sequence ATGATGATTACCGCAGATTACCATATGCACTCTTCTTTCTCAGGAGACAGCGACGCACCGATGGAACAGATGATCCGACAGGCGGTGTCGGCAGGGCTGCGCCGTATCTGTTTTACAGAGCACCAGGATTTTGACTACCCTCCCTGCCCGGATACACCGGCAGGTTTCTGGACGACCGACACGGATGCCTGCCGCCGGAAGTATCTGGAATTAAGAGACAGATACCGTGACCAGATCCGCGTGTTATTTGGCATTGAACTGGGCCTGCAGCCCCATCTGTCGGCACGAAATGCAGAATATGTCCGCTCTTATGATTTTGATTTCGTGATCGCATCTTCCCACATCTGTCACAGGCAGGACCCTTACTATGCCGGTTTCTTTGCCGGGCGAAGCGGGGAAGAGGCTTACCGGGAATACTTCGTATCAATACTGGAAAATATCGAGGCGTTCACAGACTACGATGTGTACGGCCATCTGGACTATGTCGTGCGCTATGGACCGGATCAGGATAACGGCTACACTTACGAAACGTATGCGGATCTTCTCGATGCGATTCTGGAACGGCTTGTGCAAAAGGGAAAGGGGCTGGAGATCAACACCGGCGGCCTGCGGGCCGGCCTGCGGCAGCCCAATCCATGCGCCGCGATCCTCAAACGCTACCGGGCGCTCGGCGGCAGTATCGTCACAGTCGGAAGCGATGCGCACAAGCCGGAGCAGATCGCCTGGGATTTTGACCGGGCAGCGCAGCTACTGCGGGACTGCGGTTTTTCTTACTATACGACATTCGAAAACAGAAACCCGACGTATCACAAACTGTAA